The nucleotide sequence TGAGCGCTTCCTCCCCATCATATGCTGTGATAACTTCATATCCAGCCTGCTCTAAGTTGTATTTAATTAGCGTTACAATAGATGGCTCGTCATCTACCACTAAGACTCTTTTGTTCATTTTGCCCTCCCTGGAAAGTAATGACCGTTCTTTCTCAATTATACCTTAACCTTCTATTGTTGAAAAAGGAAGAAACGCGACTCCTTCGATGTCGGTCTTTTACGATAAAAATCAATACAAAAACCCCAGGGGAAACTGGGGGTTTTTGTAAATACCTATTTATCAAGAAAGAACACTCATCACATTACGCACAGAATCAACTGATTTTTGCAGCGCCGCCTTCTCATTCTCTGTTAGCTCAAGCTCAATTACTTTTTCAATGCCATCTTTACCGAGAATTGTCGGTACCCCTAGATAAAGGCCCTCGTGTCCATATTCACCTTCAAGATAAGCAATAGCAGGAAGAATGCGGCGTTGATCTTTCAAAATAGCCTCTGCCATTTCTACAAGGGAAGCAGCTGGTGCATAGTAAGCAGAACCGTTACCTAAAAGAGAAACGATTTCACCGCCGCCTTTGCGTGTACGTTCAACAATGGCCTCAAGACGATCTTGCGGAATCAATTTTTCTAAAGGAATACCGCCTGCGTAAGAATAACGTACAAGTGGGACCATGTCATCGCCGTGGCCGCCAAGAACAAAGCCTGTAATATCTTTTACAGACAAATTTAACTCTTGTGCAACGAATGTACGGAAACGAGCGGTATCAAGAACGCCTGATTGGCCGATCACGCGGTTTTTCGGGAATCCTGATTCTTTAAACACAGTATAAGTCATCGCATCGGCAGGGTTCGTTAGCACGATAATATGGCAATTTGGAGAGCTTTTCGCAATTTCAGCTGTTACAGCCTTCATCACTTTTTGGTTTGTTTGTACCAGGTCATCCCGGCTCATCCCTGGCTTACGAGCAATTCCAGCTGTAATGATGACCAGATCAGAATCTTTCGTATCTTCATAGCTGGATGTACCGATGATGTTCGTATCAAATCCTTGCACAGGACTTGCTTCAAGCATATCAAGGGCTTTGCCTTTGGTTGGGCCTTCCGCTTGTGGAATATCAACTAGTACAACGTCTCCTAGTTCTTTCTGTGCAAGCAAAAATGCCGTTGTTGCTCCTGTAAATCCCGCACCGATGACAGAAATCTTTTTACGTTTCAAAGACATGTGTGAGTCCCCCTTAAAATTAGGTATGGTATGGAATACATATAACACCGTTCCTTTGTAAAAAGAACGGTGTTGATACTAATTAAAGGTTCTTGATTAATTCATCAGCAAACTCAGAAGTTTTTACTTCTGTTGCGCCTTCCATTAAACGGGCAAAGTCATAAGTAACTACTTTAGACGCAATGGTTTTTTCAACAGATGCAGTGATAAGATTAGCTGCTTCATTCCATCCTAAGTGTTCAAGCATTAATACACCTGAAAGTAGAACAGAAGAAGGATTTACTTTATCAAGTCCTGCATATTTTGGAGCTGTTCCGTGTGTCGCTTCAAAAATAGCATGTCCTGTTTCATAGTTAATATTGGCTCCCGGTGCAATTCCGATTCCACCCACTTGTGCAGCAAGTGCATCAGAAATGTAGTCACCGTTTAAGTTCATTGTTGCTACTACATCAAATTCTTTTGGACGAGTTAAAATTTGTTGAAGGAATATATCAGCAATGGCATCTTTAACGATGATCTTGCCAGCAGCTTCTGCATCAGCCTGCGCTTTGTTTGCTGCTTCTGTTCCCTGTTCTTCTTTAATTTTATCGTACTGAGCCCAAGTGAATACTTTTTCGCCGAATTCTTTTTCAGCTAATTCATAGCCCCAGTTTTTGAACGCACCTTCAGTAAATTTCATAATGTTACCTTTATGTACTAAAGTAACAGATTTGCGGCCTTCTTTAATAGCATAGTTGATCGCTGCTCGTACTAAGCGAGTAGTTCCTTCTTTAGAGATTGGCTTAATACCAATACCTGAAGTTTCAGGGAAACGGATTTTATTTACACCCATTTCATTTTTCAGGAAGTCGATGACTTTTTTCACTTCATCTGAACCTTCCTTGTATTCAATGCCAGCGTAAATATCTTCTGTATTTTCACGGAAGATAACCATATCAGTATCTTCAGGGCGTTTGATCGGAGAAGGTACTCCGTCGAAGTAACGAACAGGACGCAAGCAGACGAATAAGTCTAATTCCTGGCGAAGCGCTACGTTTAAAGAGCGGAATCCGCCGCCGATTGGTGTTGTTAATGGACCTTTAATAGCAATCAAATATTCACGAATTTGCTCTAGTGTTTCTTCCGGAAGCCATTCGCCTGTTTTGTTAAATGCTTTTTCTCCGGCATATACTTCTTTCCATTCGATCTTCTTTTCACCGTTATATGCTTTCTCAACAGCAGCATCAAGTACACGGGAAGCTGCTGCCCAGATATCAGGGCCAATTCCGTCCCCTTCAATGAATGGGATTACTGGATGGTTTGGTACATTTAAAACTCCATTTGATACAGTAATTTTTTCGCCTTGTGACATGAAAAATACCTCCAATTCCATAATCAAAGGTTAGAGGCATACGCCCTCTAACCTCTGTTACTCAATTTATATTACACCAATTTTTTGGGTGTTTGTAAATATTAGAATTACTTGCGCTTACCGATCGGTACGTACTCTTGCATACCAGGACCTGTGTATTCAGCACGTGGACGGATTAA is from Bacillus sp. PK3_68 and encodes:
- the mdh gene encoding malate dehydrogenase, with the protein product MSLKRKKISVIGAGFTGATTAFLLAQKELGDVVLVDIPQAEGPTKGKALDMLEASPVQGFDTNIIGTSSYEDTKDSDLVIITAGIARKPGMSRDDLVQTNQKVMKAVTAEIAKSSPNCHIIVLTNPADAMTYTVFKESGFPKNRVIGQSGVLDTARFRTFVAQELNLSVKDITGFVLGGHGDDMVPLVRYSYAGGIPLEKLIPQDRLEAIVERTRKGGGEIVSLLGNGSAYYAPAASLVEMAEAILKDQRRILPAIAYLEGEYGHEGLYLGVPTILGKDGIEKVIELELTENEKAALQKSVDSVRNVMSVLS
- the icd gene encoding NADP-dependent isocitrate dehydrogenase, with the translated sequence MELEVFFMSQGEKITVSNGVLNVPNHPVIPFIEGDGIGPDIWAAASRVLDAAVEKAYNGEKKIEWKEVYAGEKAFNKTGEWLPEETLEQIREYLIAIKGPLTTPIGGGFRSLNVALRQELDLFVCLRPVRYFDGVPSPIKRPEDTDMVIFRENTEDIYAGIEYKEGSDEVKKVIDFLKNEMGVNKIRFPETSGIGIKPISKEGTTRLVRAAINYAIKEGRKSVTLVHKGNIMKFTEGAFKNWGYELAEKEFGEKVFTWAQYDKIKEEQGTEAANKAQADAEAAGKIIVKDAIADIFLQQILTRPKEFDVVATMNLNGDYISDALAAQVGGIGIAPGANINYETGHAIFEATHGTAPKYAGLDKVNPSSVLLSGVLMLEHLGWNEAANLITASVEKTIASKVVTYDFARLMEGATEVKTSEFADELIKNL